One segment of Radiobacillus kanasensis DNA contains the following:
- a CDS encoding DNA ligase D — translation MMQPKPSVEIPEGDDWIYEVKYDGFRAALKVGKSSIKLISRNNVDLSANFPEIISYVEEHMEQLEDFLPFELDGEIVILNTILQSNFYLLQQRGRFKTAAKIKQAAKERPAHFLAFDLLTLKGKSLLSKPFSERKEKLHVFLMKLLPTSSILWDQRLGYVQTYSNSDELWDILTEHKGEGVVAKRITSKYIDGKSHSDWFKIKNWRTIRGFITSYDQKNGYFTLSIYENEAIQPLGKFKHGIPDQDLDTLKQFVSKNGTKKGDIWQLPPAICCDVHCLGVKEDDLREPEFYQFRLDVTPEECTKKTAEENLAMFPEDLDLSKKEKIFWPEPSFTKLDLLLYLRDIAPYMLPFLKNKVLTLIRCPDGVEGEFFYQKHLPSYAPDILAGPKTEDGILQVCKDVEGLLYLGNHGAMEYHVPFQRMGKHYPDEIVFDLDPPSVEQFSVAVFAAQLLKELLDHLQLKAFVKTSGNKGLQIYIPIPEKSLTYDETAQFTMALALLLENKYSDLFTTERLKKNRKNRLYIDYIQHGKDKTLVAPYSPRKTEEGTVSTPLFWAEVTEELQPNQFTIQSVVQRVKELGCPFITYQQARETQDVELLRQFTTSSSNK, via the coding sequence ATGATGCAACCAAAGCCTAGTGTAGAGATTCCCGAGGGGGACGATTGGATATATGAAGTAAAGTACGATGGGTTTCGTGCTGCTCTAAAAGTTGGAAAAAGCTCCATTAAGCTAATTAGTCGAAATAATGTAGACTTATCAGCAAATTTTCCGGAAATCATCTCCTATGTCGAGGAGCATATGGAACAGTTAGAAGATTTTCTCCCTTTTGAATTAGATGGCGAGATTGTTATTTTAAATACCATACTGCAATCAAACTTTTACTTGCTCCAACAACGTGGGAGATTTAAAACTGCTGCGAAAATTAAACAGGCTGCTAAAGAACGACCTGCTCACTTTTTAGCCTTTGATTTGCTCACTTTAAAGGGGAAAAGTTTGCTTTCTAAGCCCTTTTCAGAGAGGAAGGAAAAACTTCATGTTTTTCTTATGAAGCTCCTACCTACTTCGTCCATTCTATGGGATCAGCGTCTAGGCTATGTGCAAACCTATTCGAATTCGGATGAGCTCTGGGATATTTTAACCGAGCATAAAGGAGAGGGAGTCGTTGCGAAGCGAATTACCAGCAAATACATAGACGGAAAAAGTCACAGTGACTGGTTTAAAATTAAAAATTGGAGAACCATTCGCGGATTCATCACAAGCTATGACCAAAAAAATGGATACTTTACGTTATCCATTTATGAGAATGAAGCGATACAGCCACTGGGGAAATTTAAGCATGGCATACCCGATCAAGACTTGGATACCTTGAAGCAATTTGTTTCAAAGAATGGGACAAAGAAAGGGGACATATGGCAGTTGCCTCCTGCAATTTGCTGTGATGTTCACTGTCTAGGAGTAAAGGAAGATGACTTGCGAGAACCTGAATTTTATCAGTTCCGATTAGACGTCACTCCAGAAGAATGTACGAAAAAGACTGCGGAAGAAAATCTTGCTATGTTTCCCGAAGATCTTGATTTATCGAAGAAAGAAAAAATATTCTGGCCAGAACCAAGTTTCACTAAACTAGACTTACTTCTATATTTACGAGATATAGCACCATACATGCTTCCCTTTTTAAAAAATAAAGTACTCACATTAATTCGTTGCCCAGACGGGGTGGAAGGGGAGTTTTTTTACCAGAAGCATTTACCATCCTATGCCCCGGACATATTAGCTGGTCCTAAGACAGAGGATGGTATCCTACAAGTTTGCAAGGATGTAGAAGGGCTTTTATATCTCGGTAACCATGGTGCCATGGAATATCACGTTCCTTTTCAACGGATGGGTAAACATTATCCGGACGAAATCGTTTTTGACCTAGATCCTCCATCCGTTGAACAATTTTCTGTCGCTGTGTTTGCAGCACAGCTTCTCAAGGAGCTATTAGACCATCTCCAGTTGAAAGCCTTCGTCAAAACATCTGGAAACAAGGGATTGCAAATCTATATACCGATTCCAGAGAAAAGCCTTACTTATGACGAAACTGCTCAGTTCACGATGGCATTAGCTTTACTACTGGAAAACAAATACTCTGACTTATTTACGACGGAACGATTAAAGAAGAATCGAAAAAACCGTCTGTACATCGATTATATCCAGCACGGAAAAGACAAAACGCTAGTTGCTCCTTATTCCCCGAGAAAAACAGAAGAGGGCACCGTCTCAACACCACTATTTTGGGCGGAAGTCACCGAAGAACTACAGCCGAATCAGTTTACAATTCAAAGTGTAGTACAGAGAGTGAAGGAATTAGGTTGTCCATTTATTACGTATCAGCAAGCTAGAGAGACGCAAGATGTAGAGCTCCTACGTCAATTCACTACATCTAGCTCTAATAAATGA
- a CDS encoding HD domain-containing protein, with protein sequence MSYKTEQLHEEKVFKDPVHRYIHVNDRVIWDLIGAKEFQRLRRIKQLGTTHLTFHGAEHSRFNHSLGVYEIVRRIIKNFEGRPNWNQEERLLCLCAALLHDLGHGPFSHSFEKVFKLDHEDFTRQIILGDTEVNAILKRVEPDFPKHVADVINKTYEDKLVVSLISSQIDADRMDYLQRDAYFTGVSYGHFDMERILRVMRPMEDQVVIKETGMHAVEDYIMSRYQMYWQVYFHPVTRSAEVILSKILHRAKYLYEQNYKFDLEPTHFLSFFSGEVKLEEYIELDESIALYYFHMWQRESDTILRDLCDRFMNRRLFKYIEFNPNLQMNEWMELFSLFKEVDIHPDYYLVVDSSSDLPYDFYRPGEEEERLPIHLLLPKSNELRELSRQSDIVESISGKKRTDHKLYFPLDLLNKIPEDNQAKKRLFEILFG encoded by the coding sequence ATGTCTTATAAAACGGAACAATTACATGAAGAAAAAGTGTTTAAAGATCCCGTTCATCGTTATATTCATGTTAATGATCGCGTTATTTGGGATTTAATTGGTGCTAAAGAATTTCAACGTCTAAGACGAATTAAACAATTAGGGACGACTCATTTAACCTTTCATGGGGCGGAGCACAGTCGCTTCAATCATTCCCTTGGTGTGTATGAAATAGTCCGCCGTATTATTAAAAATTTTGAAGGTCGTCCTAATTGGAATCAAGAAGAAAGACTGTTGTGTCTTTGCGCAGCCCTTTTGCACGACTTAGGACACGGGCCATTTTCTCATTCCTTTGAAAAGGTGTTTAAGCTTGATCATGAGGATTTCACGAGACAAATCATTCTCGGAGACACAGAAGTGAACGCCATTTTGAAGCGAGTAGAACCGGATTTTCCAAAACACGTTGCGGACGTCATCAATAAAACGTATGAGGACAAGCTTGTCGTGAGTCTTATATCTAGTCAGATTGATGCGGACCGGATGGATTACTTACAAAGAGATGCTTACTTCACTGGTGTAAGTTACGGTCACTTTGACATGGAACGTATCCTTCGTGTAATGAGACCGATGGAGGATCAAGTGGTCATCAAGGAAACAGGGATGCATGCGGTGGAAGATTATATTATGAGCCGCTACCAAATGTATTGGCAGGTCTATTTCCACCCTGTAACGAGAAGTGCAGAAGTGATCTTGTCCAAAATCCTACATCGTGCCAAGTACTTGTATGAGCAGAATTATAAGTTTGATCTGGAGCCTACCCATTTCCTCTCTTTCTTTTCAGGAGAAGTAAAGCTTGAGGAATACATTGAGCTAGATGAATCTATTGCCCTATATTATTTTCATATGTGGCAGCGAGAAAGTGACACCATTTTAAGAGATTTATGTGACCGATTTATGAATCGACGTCTATTCAAATACATTGAATTCAATCCAAACTTACAAATGAACGAGTGGATGGAGTTATTTTCTTTATTTAAGGAAGTTGATATACATCCTGATTATTACTTAGTTGTTGATTCTTCATCCGACTTACCTTATGACTTCTACCGGCCAGGCGAAGAGGAAGAACGTTTACCGATTCATCTGTTGTTACCAAAAAGCAATGAGCTGAGAGAACTATCACGTCAATCGGATATCGTAGAATCAATTTCTGGTAAAAAACGAACGGATCATAAATTATATTTTCCTTTGGATTTATTGAATAAAATCCCCGAGGATAACCAGGCGAAAAAGCGGTTATTTGAAATACTGTTTGGATAA
- a CDS encoding cell wall hydrolase, which yields MAVVGHTEEDVKLLARLMRAEAEGEGQLGMLMVGNTGVNRVRSDCLDFTKLNSIRDMVFQSPGGFEATQKGYFYQRARDKEIELARKVIQGNRYHPASNSLWFFKPSGSCPTQWFNQWNSGRYKSHCFYSPTQSACPKVF from the coding sequence ATGGCTGTAGTAGGGCATACAGAGGAAGATGTTAAGTTGTTAGCACGCTTAATGAGAGCGGAAGCGGAAGGAGAAGGGCAGCTAGGTATGCTCATGGTAGGCAACACAGGTGTTAATCGTGTTCGATCGGATTGTTTAGATTTCACAAAGCTAAACTCTATTCGTGACATGGTCTTTCAAAGTCCTGGTGGCTTTGAGGCTACGCAAAAAGGATATTTTTATCAAAGAGCCCGTGACAAGGAAATTGAGCTTGCCCGTAAGGTGATTCAGGGAAATCGGTATCATCCTGCGAGTAATTCCTTATGGTTTTTCAAACCTTCCGGAAGCTGTCCCACACAGTGGTTTAATCAATGGAATTCTGGAAGATACAAGTCACATTGCTTTTATTCACCGACTCAATCAGCATGTCCTAAAGTATTTTAA
- a CDS encoding acyltransferase family protein, whose amino-acid sequence MQRNAYLDNAKVLLITLVVFGHVIQPFTSESTTVHVLYQWIYTFHMPLFIMLSGFFAKGSSKSGYLKKLAKKLIVPYLLFQMIYTVYYYSIGRENWVEPIFYPHWALWFLISLFCWHILLIFYKKLDGKMGLPIALALGIGIGYLDVFGHYFSLSRTFVFFPFFLIGYYLNQEHLSMLKRKGTKYASVLVLLTIALVIYLTPDFSTDWLLGSKSYSNLDAESIGGLARIGVYGVAVLMSFSVLAWIPNTSFRYTAIGQKTIYVYLLHGFFIQYFREADWFSVNHILDILGLAVISIAIVWLLSSGWIVASFQPVVEGTTSGIRTLFNERIRKRAARENGRELYEQK is encoded by the coding sequence ATGCAACGAAATGCGTATTTGGACAACGCGAAGGTCCTCCTGATTACTCTGGTCGTCTTTGGTCATGTCATTCAGCCATTTACTTCTGAATCAACGACGGTCCATGTGTTATACCAGTGGATTTATACCTTCCATATGCCATTATTCATCATGCTTTCCGGATTTTTTGCAAAAGGCTCTAGTAAGTCAGGATATTTGAAAAAATTAGCGAAGAAATTAATCGTACCTTATTTACTATTCCAAATGATTTATACTGTTTATTACTATTCAATTGGAAGAGAGAATTGGGTAGAACCTATTTTCTATCCACATTGGGCGTTATGGTTTTTAATCAGCTTGTTTTGCTGGCATATTCTATTGATCTTCTATAAAAAATTGGATGGTAAAATGGGGCTTCCTATAGCGTTAGCCTTAGGGATTGGAATTGGTTATCTAGATGTTTTTGGGCACTATTTTAGTCTGTCTAGAACGTTTGTGTTTTTTCCGTTTTTCTTAATTGGCTATTATCTGAACCAAGAACACCTTTCCATGTTGAAACGGAAAGGAACAAAATATGCATCGGTTCTTGTCTTACTAACAATCGCACTTGTTATCTATTTAACTCCAGACTTCTCAACAGATTGGCTATTAGGATCCAAATCCTATTCTAATTTAGATGCAGAAAGTATAGGAGGATTAGCGAGAATAGGAGTATATGGTGTAGCCGTCCTTATGTCCTTTAGTGTACTCGCGTGGATTCCGAACACATCGTTTAGATATACGGCAATTGGTCAAAAGACGATTTATGTTTATTTGTTACACGGCTTTTTTATCCAATACTTTAGAGAGGCTGATTGGTTTAGCGTAAATCATATATTGGATATCTTAGGTCTTGCTGTCATTTCCATTGCGATTGTCTGGTTGTTAAGTAGTGGATGGATTGTTGCCTCTTTCCAACCAGTGGTGGAAGGAACGACGTCAGGAATACGGACGCTCTTTAATGAACGAATTCGCAAAAGAGCTGCACGAGAAAATGGACGTGAATTATATGAGCAAAAATAG
- the gerQ gene encoding spore coat protein GerQ, with product MSNEENRNVPPQYYQAPPTAGNGYTPTPPATPNQPYYPTATPPNYGNIPGVQVPPVTPPATVPGLLPIEESYIENILRLNKGKPAIVYASFDNNSKVFTGIIEAAGRDHLILSDPETENRFLIPMIYLDYVTFDEEILYEYPYAAAPGNQMATYPPR from the coding sequence ATGAGTAATGAGGAAAACCGTAACGTACCACCACAGTATTATCAAGCACCACCAACTGCAGGAAATGGATACACTCCAACACCTCCAGCAACACCAAATCAACCATACTACCCAACTGCCACACCACCTAACTATGGCAATATCCCTGGTGTGCAAGTTCCACCCGTGACACCACCTGCTACAGTACCGGGATTACTCCCAATTGAGGAATCCTATATTGAGAACATCCTGCGTTTAAACAAAGGAAAACCAGCCATCGTTTACGCATCTTTCGATAATAACTCCAAGGTGTTTACTGGCATCATTGAGGCGGCAGGCAGAGACCATCTAATACTTAGTGATCCGGAAACAGAAAATCGCTTTTTAATCCCAATGATTTATTTGGATTACGTAACGTTTGATGAGGAAATTCTTTATGAATATCCTTATGCTGCCGCTCCAGGAAATCAGATGGCGACATACCCACCGAGATAA
- a CDS encoding DUF423 domain-containing protein: MKLFFLLAVINGFLAVALGAFGAHGLEGKLSEKMLKTWEKAVTYQMFHTMALFVTGLFMMKTQISNLTTAGWLFFIGIILFSGSLYIYASTGIKALAMITPLGGVAFLAGWVILGIAVTKLF; this comes from the coding sequence ATGAAATTATTTTTCTTATTGGCTGTCATCAACGGCTTTTTGGCTGTAGCTTTAGGCGCATTTGGTGCCCATGGGTTAGAGGGGAAACTGTCCGAAAAAATGCTGAAAACATGGGAAAAAGCAGTCACGTACCAAATGTTCCATACGATGGCCTTGTTCGTGACTGGTTTATTCATGATGAAAACCCAAATTTCTAACTTAACCACAGCTGGTTGGTTATTCTTTATTGGAATTATCTTATTTTCGGGGAGTCTTTATATCTATGCTTCAACAGGCATAAAAGCACTAGCCATGATTACTCCATTAGGCGGAGTGGCGTTCTTGGCTGGGTGGGTCATACTTGGGATCGCCGTCACTAAGCTATTCTAA
- the pta gene encoding phosphate acetyltransferase has product MSDLFTGLKGKLKGNAKRIVFPEALDERILRAASSLNKDGIVNPVLIGEKEKVIQKASELGVDVTSVEIIDPKQYADFDKVVASFVERRKGKATEEQAREILLNVNYFGTMLVYMNEADGLVSGATHSTADTVRPALQIIKTQQGIKKTSGVFIMVRDDEKYVFADCAINIAPDSQDLAEIALASADTAAMFDIDPKVAMLSFSTKGSAKSEETERVSEAVSIAKQQNPNLVLDGEFQFDAAFVPSVAEKKAPDSVLKGDANVFIFPSLEAGNIGYKIAQRLGNFDAVGPILQGLNSPVNDLSRGCNEEDVYKLALITAAQSL; this is encoded by the coding sequence ATGTCAGATTTATTTACCGGTTTGAAAGGAAAATTGAAAGGGAATGCGAAGAGAATTGTGTTTCCGGAAGCATTGGATGAAAGAATTCTTCGCGCAGCAAGTTCCTTGAATAAAGATGGAATTGTTAATCCTGTATTAATTGGAGAGAAAGAAAAAGTAATACAGAAAGCTTCGGAATTAGGAGTAGATGTCACTTCTGTTGAAATAATTGATCCGAAACAATATGCTGATTTCGATAAAGTGGTTGCTAGCTTTGTGGAAAGACGAAAAGGAAAAGCGACGGAGGAACAAGCAAGAGAGATTCTACTAAATGTGAATTATTTCGGCACGATGCTTGTGTATATGAATGAAGCGGATGGACTTGTAAGTGGTGCGACACACTCTACGGCGGATACAGTGCGACCAGCTTTGCAAATTATTAAGACACAACAAGGAATTAAAAAGACGTCTGGTGTATTCATCATGGTTCGAGACGATGAAAAATACGTATTTGCAGACTGTGCCATCAATATTGCTCCTGACAGCCAAGACTTAGCAGAGATTGCTCTAGCGAGTGCAGATACAGCAGCGATGTTCGATATTGATCCAAAAGTAGCAATGCTAAGCTTTTCAACAAAAGGTTCTGCCAAATCAGAGGAAACAGAACGTGTTTCAGAGGCTGTTTCCATCGCAAAGCAACAAAATCCTAATCTTGTTTTAGATGGGGAATTTCAGTTTGACGCAGCTTTTGTCCCTTCTGTAGCAGAAAAGAAAGCTCCCGATTCTGTACTGAAAGGGGATGCAAATGTGTTTATCTTCCCTAGCTTAGAGGCAGGGAATATTGGCTACAAGATTGCACAACGTTTAGGCAACTTTGATGCAGTTGGTCCGATTCTTCAAGGACTAAATAGCCCAGTAAATGATCTATCTCGCGGATGTAATGAAGAGGATGTTTATAAGCTTGCTTTGATTACGGCCGCTCAATCCTTATAA
- the menC gene encoding o-succinylbenzoate synthase, with protein MRDSIKEVHLHRLQMELKHPFETSFGTIQEKEFFIIEVVDQNGRKGYGESVAFTTPWYTEETVETTKYMLEQFLIPLMFRREWQHPKELVDVFGAVQKNNMAKAALEGAVWDLYAKKEQKPLSDILGGKRKRIEVGVSIGIQPSLEKLIQIIKKNVSAGYKRVKLKVKPGWDVEMLKEVRKAFPILPIMVDANSAYTLEDIELIKQFDQFNLMMIEQPLRQDDLVDHAILQKEIRTPICLDEGITSFTDAKAAIELGSCQVINVKIGRVGGITEAIRIHDLCQKHNIAVWCGGMLEAGIGRAHNIALASLPQFTLPGDISASTRYWETDIIEPEITMDQGYIDVSDGEGIGYDLKWDVLDTYRIETVSFSNTYKNPIRQFHKK; from the coding sequence GTGCGTGATTCTATTAAAGAAGTACATCTACATCGATTACAAATGGAGCTAAAACACCCGTTTGAAACGAGCTTTGGTACGATACAGGAGAAGGAATTTTTTATCATAGAGGTTGTAGATCAAAACGGACGGAAAGGCTATGGGGAATCGGTTGCTTTTACAACACCATGGTACACGGAAGAAACCGTTGAGACGACAAAATATATGCTCGAACAATTTCTTATTCCTCTTATGTTTCGCCGAGAATGGCAACATCCTAAAGAGCTAGTAGATGTCTTTGGAGCTGTCCAGAAAAATAATATGGCGAAAGCGGCTTTAGAAGGGGCAGTATGGGACCTATATGCCAAAAAAGAACAAAAGCCTCTTTCGGATATATTGGGTGGAAAAAGGAAGAGGATTGAGGTTGGAGTTAGCATAGGGATTCAACCAAGTTTGGAAAAGCTGATCCAAATCATTAAAAAAAATGTTTCTGCTGGTTATAAAAGAGTGAAGTTAAAAGTAAAGCCGGGTTGGGATGTTGAAATGCTGAAAGAAGTAAGAAAGGCTTTCCCGATACTCCCCATAATGGTCGACGCGAATTCTGCTTATACGTTAGAAGATATCGAACTCATAAAACAATTCGACCAGTTTAATCTTATGATGATCGAGCAACCACTGCGGCAAGATGATTTGGTGGATCATGCTATTTTACAAAAAGAAATCCGTACTCCTATTTGCCTGGATGAAGGGATCACATCGTTCACAGATGCAAAGGCTGCTATAGAGTTAGGGAGCTGTCAGGTCATCAATGTTAAAATAGGACGGGTTGGAGGAATCACAGAAGCTATAAGAATCCATGACCTCTGCCAGAAGCATAACATTGCGGTTTGGTGTGGAGGAATGCTTGAGGCGGGAATAGGTCGAGCACACAATATTGCTCTTGCAAGCTTGCCTCAATTTACTTTGCCAGGGGATATATCGGCTTCCACACGGTATTGGGAGACAGATATTATAGAACCTGAAATTACTATGGATCAAGGGTATATTGACGTTTCAGACGGAGAAGGAATAGGATATGACCTAAAGTGGGATGTTCTAGATACTTATAGGATTGAAACGGTCTCTTTTTCTAATACTTATAAGAATCCAATTAGACAATTTCATAAAAAGTAG
- the hemQ gene encoding hydrogen peroxide-dependent heme synthase, with translation MAEAVETMDGWYCLHDLRTIDWSSWKLASDEERQSALQEFEQLVSNWEDTEKGRGGSHALYTVVGQKADLIWMVLRPTMKELHELETAFNKSKLAEYTKPVYSYVSIVELSKYMAKEGENPEENPEIQARLKPVLPKWNHICFYPMDKRRQGEDNWYRLPMKDRQKLMYEHGMTGRKYAGKIRQIITGSMGLDDWEWSVTLFAHDALDIKRLVYEMRFDEVTARYGEFGPFYVGNILKKDEIDTYFAI, from the coding sequence ATGGCAGAAGCAGTAGAAACCATGGATGGTTGGTATTGTTTACATGATTTACGTACAATCGATTGGTCCTCTTGGAAGCTTGCTTCCGATGAAGAACGCCAATCTGCTTTACAGGAATTTGAGCAGCTTGTTTCAAACTGGGAAGACACGGAAAAGGGCCGTGGAGGAAGCCATGCACTTTATACCGTTGTTGGTCAAAAAGCAGATCTCATTTGGATGGTCCTTCGCCCAACGATGAAAGAGCTACATGAGCTTGAAACAGCGTTTAATAAAAGTAAACTAGCTGAATATACGAAGCCTGTATATTCGTACGTTTCTATCGTAGAACTTTCTAAATATATGGCAAAAGAAGGCGAAAATCCGGAGGAAAACCCAGAAATACAAGCGAGATTGAAGCCTGTCTTACCTAAATGGAACCACATATGTTTCTATCCAATGGACAAGCGACGTCAAGGAGAAGACAACTGGTACAGGCTTCCAATGAAGGATCGCCAAAAGCTTATGTATGAACACGGCATGACTGGACGCAAATATGCAGGTAAAATCCGTCAAATCATTACAGGTTCCATGGGACTTGATGACTGGGAATGGAGCGTAACCCTATTTGCTCACGATGCTTTAGATATTAAACGACTTGTTTATGAAATGAGATTTGATGAAGTAACCGCGCGTTACGGTGAATTTGGACCTTTCTATGTTGGTAACATTTTAAAGAAAGACGAAATCGATACGTACTTCGCTATATAA
- a CDS encoding lipoate--protein ligase family protein codes for MIDWKTFLNASAFRLIDQSEPNSKFKALHSFAVDDALAISISNGISSPAARLWVHDRTIVLGIPDARLPYVKEGTDWLKEQGYDVVVRNSGGLAVVLDSGVLNISLLLADAKSVSISDGYEAMVSFIQAMFADLTNDIKAFEVAGSYCPGEYDLSINGRKFAGISQRRVKNGTAVQIYLCVEGDGQARAKLVRQFYAISLKGEKGKFTYPNVKPETMASLEQLLQTKITVQDVKDRLIETLNQLQVPITLDRLRDDEQDWYGQRLEQMKDRNRKVFDWFREEDY; via the coding sequence ATGATTGACTGGAAAACATTTTTAAACGCATCAGCGTTTCGTCTTATAGATCAAAGTGAACCAAACTCTAAGTTTAAGGCATTACATTCCTTTGCAGTGGATGATGCTTTAGCGATTTCGATTAGTAACGGAATTTCAAGCCCAGCTGCGAGACTTTGGGTCCATGACCGAACCATTGTGTTAGGCATTCCAGATGCGAGATTACCTTATGTAAAAGAAGGCACGGATTGGCTAAAAGAACAAGGTTATGATGTGGTCGTTCGAAATTCCGGGGGACTAGCGGTAGTGTTAGACTCCGGTGTGTTAAATATTTCGCTATTATTAGCGGATGCCAAATCTGTAAGCATTTCAGACGGATACGAAGCGATGGTTTCCTTTATCCAAGCGATGTTTGCAGACCTCACAAATGATATCAAAGCCTTCGAAGTCGCTGGATCTTATTGTCCAGGAGAATACGATCTTAGTATAAACGGAAGGAAATTTGCAGGGATATCTCAGCGTAGGGTAAAAAACGGAACTGCTGTGCAAATTTATTTGTGTGTTGAAGGGGATGGACAAGCCCGGGCTAAACTGGTCCGACAATTCTACGCTATCAGTTTAAAGGGAGAAAAAGGAAAATTCACCTATCCTAATGTAAAACCAGAGACAATGGCGTCCTTGGAACAGTTGCTGCAAACCAAAATAACCGTTCAAGATGTTAAGGACCGATTGATTGAAACATTAAATCAACTTCAAGTACCAATAACGTTAGATCGTTTACGTGATGACGAACAAGATTGGTATGGACAACGTCTTGAGCAAATGAAGGACCGGAATCGAAAGGTGTTTGATTGGTTTCGGGAAGAGGATTATTGA
- the ku gene encoding non-homologous end joining protein Ku: protein MHTMWKGTISFGLVNIPVKLHAATEDKDIKLRQLHKECQSPIKYEKVCPVCDREVQAEEIVKAYEYAKNKFVMLDDEELENLRKEQTEKSVEIVDFVKLEEIDPIYFEKSYYLSPNEGGGKAYTLLRTALKDTGKIGVAKMMIRSKEQLAVIRVYENTLVVETIHFPDEVRNVADVPNVPAETEAVAKELDTAKMLIDQLTTEFDPEKYKDDYRTALIELIEEKKNSNQTATAKDKAVPDNVTNLMDALEASLDRAKKTKPTKPKKPAARKKTTTATKKTRKQA from the coding sequence ATGCATACGATGTGGAAAGGGACCATTAGCTTTGGACTCGTGAATATTCCAGTCAAGCTTCATGCGGCCACAGAGGATAAAGACATCAAGTTAAGACAGCTCCATAAAGAATGCCAGTCTCCAATAAAATATGAAAAAGTTTGCCCAGTTTGTGATCGAGAAGTGCAGGCAGAAGAAATCGTTAAAGCATACGAGTATGCCAAAAATAAATTCGTCATGCTGGATGATGAAGAATTGGAAAATCTCCGAAAAGAGCAGACAGAAAAATCGGTTGAGATTGTGGACTTCGTAAAGCTAGAAGAAATTGATCCCATTTATTTTGAAAAAAGCTACTATCTTTCTCCAAATGAGGGAGGCGGGAAAGCCTATACCCTGTTAAGAACAGCATTAAAGGATACCGGGAAAATTGGTGTCGCCAAAATGATGATTCGCTCTAAGGAACAACTGGCTGTCATTAGGGTATATGAAAACACATTGGTTGTCGAGACCATCCACTTTCCAGATGAAGTTAGAAACGTTGCGGATGTGCCTAATGTTCCTGCAGAGACAGAAGCGGTGGCTAAGGAACTAGACACAGCTAAGATGCTGATTGATCAGTTAACGACAGAATTTGATCCAGAAAAATACAAAGATGATTACCGAACAGCCTTAATTGAGTTAATTGAAGAGAAGAAGAACAGTAATCAAACTGCAACGGCTAAGGATAAAGCTGTGCCGGATAATGTTACAAATCTGATGGATGCTTTAGAGGCTTCCTTAGATCGAGCTAAGAAGACGAAACCAACAAAACCTAAGAAGCCAGCTGCTCGAAAGAAAACTACAACAGCGACGAAAAAAACAAGAAAACAAGCTTAA
- a CDS encoding YwdI family protein: MTIQDESVLQKMEAEIQKALQHKNQSGKVREHVRAVRLLADLLLDDQEDQAATQPSIPAMPTQTEPKGIQPLNTERLKDEDANGDSIFDF; the protein is encoded by the coding sequence TTGACTATCCAAGATGAATCCGTATTACAGAAGATGGAGGCGGAAATTCAAAAAGCCCTTCAACATAAAAACCAATCAGGTAAGGTAAGAGAGCATGTTCGTGCTGTCCGATTGCTGGCAGATCTTCTACTTGATGATCAAGAAGATCAAGCTGCAACCCAGCCATCTATACCTGCCATGCCCACACAAACGGAACCAAAAGGGATTCAACCCTTAAATACAGAACGACTGAAAGATGAAGATGCAAACGGAGATTCTATTTTTGATTTTTAA